In Notolabrus celidotus isolate fNotCel1 chromosome 10, fNotCel1.pri, whole genome shotgun sequence, one DNA window encodes the following:
- the LOC117820341 gene encoding uncharacterized protein DDB_G0283697-like, producing MVYQFNAEGDHQDDDDYPNDRPRPSRVRERGDHVDDPDQENNPDQENNPNQENNPDQENNPNQEDSNEEDQVEEQVEQNTKKRPREDDEEEREAKRRRTLDPDQELENNNSPNPGHQSGDVAEVEPQASQPSEYVVDTPQPGRSRKRKREENDDEEEVESKRFKWDWSESGDEDVENNSPNPGHQSGDVAEVEQQASQPSELVVDTPQPGGSRKRKREENDDEEEVESKRFKWDWSESGDEDVENNSPNPGHQSGDVAEVEPQASQPSEHVVDTPQPGGSRKRKREENDDEEELDIKKLIWDWYDSDYEEDTYETDESDEE from the exons ATGGTTTACCAGTTCAATGCAGAAGGCGATCAtcaagatgatgatgattaccCAAACGACCGCCCAAGACCGAGTCGTGTCCGTGAGCGTGGCGATCATGTAGACGATCCTGATCAGGAAAACAATCCTGATCAGGAAAACAATCCTAATCAGGAAAACAATCCTGATCAGGAAAACAATCCTAATCAG GAGGACTCCAATGAGGAAGATCAAGTTGAGGAGCAGGTCGAACAAAACACCAAGAAGAGACCAAGAGAGGACgatgaggaggaaagagaggcaaAAAGGCGCAGAACACTTGACCCGGACCAGGAGTTGGAGAACAACAACAGCCCAAACCCTGGTCACCAGAGTGGAGATGTTGCTGAGGTTGAACCACAGGCCAGCCAGCCTTCAGAATACGTAGTTGACACTCCTCAGCCTGGAAGATCCAGAAAAAGGAAACGTGAagaaaatgatgatgaagaagaagtagaGAGCAAAAGGTTCAAATGGGACTGGTCTGAGAGTGGCGATGAAGATGTTGAAAACAACAGCCCAAACCCTGGTCACCAGAGTGGAGATGTTGCTGAGGTTGAACAACAGGCCAGCCAGCCTTCAGAACTTGTAGTTGACACTCCCCAGCCTGGAGGATCCAGAAAAAGGAAACGTGAagaaaatgatgatgaagaagaagtagaGAGCAAAAGGTTCAAATGGGACTGGTCTGAGAGTGGCGATGAAGATGTTGAAAACAACAGCCCAAACCCTGGTCACCAGAGTGGAGATGTTGCTGAGGTTGAACCACAGGCCAGCCAGCCTTCAGAACACGTAGTTGACACTCCACAGCCTGGAGGATCCAGAAAAAGGAAACGTGAagaaaatgatgatgaagaagaattAGACATCAAGAAGTTAATATGGGACTGGTATGACAGTGACTATGAAGAAGACACTTATGAGACTGATGAGTCTGATGAAGAGTGA